One Methylosarcina fibrata AML-C10 DNA segment encodes these proteins:
- a CDS encoding nuclear transport factor 2 family protein, giving the protein MNSEAQKIEATSRKIVEIELRRDADALAPYITEDYVGIDPSGALINKDISVGRYRRDDFRLFEHGISDIAVSVFDDTALEIGVMTLKGRLGGFEFGGRYRYSHFWIKTTAGWKVRASQLTPILRD; this is encoded by the coding sequence ATGAACAGCGAAGCACAGAAAATCGAAGCCACCAGCCGTAAAATCGTCGAAATCGAACTCAGAAGGGACGCCGACGCGTTGGCCCCTTATATTACCGAAGACTACGTCGGCATCGATCCGTCGGGTGCGCTGATCAACAAAGACATTTCGGTCGGGCGCTATCGCCGGGACGATTTTCGTTTATTCGAACACGGCATTTCCGACATAGCCGTATCGGTCTTCGACGATACCGCATTGGAGATCGGCGTCATGACTCTCAAAGGCCGGCTGGGCGGCTTCGAATTCGGAGGTCGCTACCGTTACAGCCATTTCTGGATCAAAACGACGGCCGGTTGGAAAGTTCGGGCCTCGCAATTGACGCCCATCCTGCGCGATTGA
- a CDS encoding multicopper oxidase family protein, producing the protein MIESVKITAAGLLLACFFSGPAAADPAQAPASLAQRLEQEFKGGYPETRKPTGKVQTVDLVADEAQWGIVPPYQTAVWAYNGTVPGPVLRVKLGDTLKVRLTNRLEQATTMHWHGVRVPNAMDGVPGVTQPPIQPGDSFTYEFTPKDAGTFWFHPHLNSPEQIERGLYGVLIVEDPKEPKYSQDLVWVLDDWLLEKGAEIYPEFVTRHDLAHDGRWGNLSTVNGRFRPSIPVKAGERIRIRVVNAANGRVFAPALAGLAPKVIAVDGMLTAAPFPLQSFYLAPGNRLDLDVVIPKNAQGQVLAVTDVFDGDPAVLAFLDVAPEAAVKTPGFEPPKASHFPAWSEAMKAPLNHEFILDAERGGPYGITWTIDGKAGHDNLAAVLPFGQFSRLRFTNRSGRLHPMHLHGQFFRLLAVDDQPARENFWRDTVLIGPEQSVDIGLVPMDKGLWANHCHILEHAESGMMSTIRVE; encoded by the coding sequence ATGATCGAATCTGTTAAAATCACGGCAGCCGGCCTTCTGCTAGCCTGCTTTTTTTCCGGGCCGGCCGCCGCCGACCCGGCACAGGCACCCGCCTCGCTCGCCCAGCGGCTGGAACAGGAATTCAAGGGAGGTTATCCTGAAACCCGCAAACCTACGGGAAAGGTACAAACTGTGGATCTGGTCGCGGACGAGGCTCAGTGGGGCATCGTGCCGCCTTATCAAACGGCGGTCTGGGCCTATAACGGCACGGTGCCGGGGCCGGTGCTTCGCGTCAAGCTGGGCGATACGCTGAAGGTCAGGCTGACCAATCGACTGGAACAGGCCACGACGATGCATTGGCATGGCGTCCGGGTTCCCAATGCAATGGACGGCGTACCCGGCGTTACCCAGCCTCCGATTCAACCCGGCGACAGCTTCACCTACGAATTCACGCCCAAGGACGCCGGCACTTTCTGGTTCCACCCGCACCTGAATTCTCCCGAGCAGATCGAACGCGGCCTCTACGGCGTCCTGATCGTGGAAGATCCCAAGGAACCCAAGTATTCCCAGGATCTGGTCTGGGTGCTGGACGACTGGCTGCTGGAAAAAGGCGCCGAAATCTATCCCGAATTCGTCACCCGTCACGACCTGGCCCACGACGGCCGCTGGGGCAATCTCTCGACCGTCAACGGCCGGTTTCGGCCGTCGATCCCGGTCAAGGCCGGCGAAAGAATCCGCATCCGGGTCGTCAACGCCGCCAACGGCCGGGTATTCGCTCCGGCGTTGGCCGGACTTGCCCCGAAGGTCATCGCGGTCGACGGCATGCTGACCGCAGCCCCCTTCCCGTTACAATCGTTTTATCTCGCTCCGGGCAATCGGCTGGATCTGGACGTGGTCATTCCCAAAAACGCGCAAGGCCAAGTCCTGGCGGTGACCGACGTCTTTGACGGAGACCCTGCCGTGCTGGCCTTTCTGGACGTTGCGCCTGAAGCGGCCGTCAAAACGCCCGGCTTCGAGCCTCCGAAGGCGTCTCATTTTCCGGCATGGTCCGAAGCCATGAAGGCCCCGCTGAACCACGAATTCATTCTGGATGCCGAACGCGGCGGACCTTACGGCATTACCTGGACGATCGACGGCAAGGCCGGCCACGACAACCTGGCGGCCGTGCTTCCGTTCGGGCAATTCAGCCGGCTGCGCTTCACCAACCGCTCGGGACGACTGCATCCGATGCATTTGCACGGCCAGTTCTTCAGGCTGCTCGCCGTCGACGACCAGCCCGCACGAGAAAACTTCTGGCGCGATACCGTCCTGATCGGTCCCGAACAATCGGTCGATATCGGCCTGGTGCCGATGGACAAAGGCTTGTGGGCCAATCACTGCCATATTCTCGAACACGCCGAGTCCGGCATGATGAGTACGATCCGGGTGGAATGA